CAGTTATGATAAATGGATAATTATCCCGGTAATGTTTATTGTAAAAAAGGTACATTGAACGGTAGAATTCATATATAAGTCGGGGTTTAACCGGTTTATTATTACTTCCCCCTTTATAATGAATGATCTCCGCATCACTGTAGTAGACCACCTTCCAACCCCCGGATTTAATACGGTAACACCAGTCAATATCCTCACCGTACATGAAGAATTCCTCATCTAAGAGGCCTACCTCCTGGATTGCATCTGATCTAACCATCATAAAAGCCCCGACTAAACTATCCACCTCGTATGTTTGGTTTTCATCCAGAAATGTTAAATTGTATTTACCGAAACGTTTACTTTTAGGGAAAAGCCGGGACAGGCCTATCATCCTGTAAAATGATACACTGAATGTGGGAAAACTCCTGCGGCAAGCCCTGTCCAGTGAACCGTCAGGTAAGAGAACTTTACACCCCAGAGCACCTATATTATCATCTTTTTCCATGTGGTTGATGCATTTGGACAGGCAGTCTTTAAGGATCACCGTATCTGAGTTCAGTAACAACACGTAGCGGGCCTTGCTTTGTTGAATAGCCAGGTTATTAGCATGGGCAAAGCCACTGTTTCTGTTGTTGGCAATGATCTTTATTAAATCGGTTTCTATTTCTCGGGCAAAGTCTTCCTGCAATCT
This DNA window, taken from Methanobacterium subterraneum, encodes the following:
- a CDS encoding glycosyltransferase family 2 protein; translated protein: MDLSIIIVHYRTYELTKQAIESIISKDHPIHYEVFLVDNASHDGSLERLQEDFAREIETDLIKIIANNRNSGFAHANNLAIQQSKARYVLLLNSDTVILKDCLSKCINHMEKDDNIGALGCKVLLPDGSLDRACRRSFPTFSVSFYRMIGLSRLFPKSKRFGKYNLTFLDENQTYEVDSLVGAFMMVRSDAIQEVGLLDEEFFMYGEDIDWCYRIKSGGWKVVYYSDAEIIHYKGGSNNKPVKPRLIYEFYRSMYLFYNKHYRDNYPFIITGITYTGIWGIYGLRIMLNRLNNALSK